From a single Miscanthus floridulus cultivar M001 chromosome 8, ASM1932011v1, whole genome shotgun sequence genomic region:
- the LOC136476882 gene encoding serine/threonine-protein phosphatase 7-like, protein MSQPDAVAVAAAAAATDPSPAPAHAMPQPDAIAAAAAATADPSPAPPVVEWPEGGALTRDWVAGLESTLDWCSRHLPADRLPVVLPSALVQRLVLAAAAILHREPNLVRVDPRPGQAVVVVGDVHGQLHDVIFLLRDAGFPSEDRIFVFNGDYVDRGAWGLETFLLLLAWKVLLPNCVFLLRGNHESKYCTSVYGFEKEVMTKYKDHGPQVYRKFLRCFEDLPLATIIAGCVYTAHGGVFRGTIVVPLKRSKKGKKGHKHKADSTVDPTYMKLGSLDELLKARRTVLDPPWEGSNLIPGDVLWSDPSLQMGLSPNKERGIGLLWGPDITQQFLRTNHLKLIIRSHEGPDARDKRHDLLGMDNGFTIDHEVECGKLITLFSAPDYPQFQASEERHNNRGAYIVLNPPDFATPVFHSFEAVKPRPAAHPFYDFEEVIDSDEELNLDAMDSGTSSLS, encoded by the exons ATGTCGCAGCCcgacgccgtcgccgtcgccgccgctgccgcggcgACGGATCCCTCTCCAGCCCCGGCCCATGCCATGCCGCAGCCcgacgccatcgccgccgccgccgcggcgacgGCGGATCCCTCCCCGGCCCCACCGGTGGTCGAGTGGCCCGAGGGCGGCGCGCTGACGCGGGACTGGGTGGCGGGGCTGGAATCCACGCTGGACTGGTGCTCGCGGCACCTCCCCGCGGACCGCCTCCCGGTGGTGCTCCCGTCCGCgctggtccagcgtctggtcctggccgccgccgccatcctgcACCGCGAGCCCAACCTCGTCCGCGTCGACCCGCGCCCCGGCcaggccgtcgtcgtcgtcggggacGTCCACGGCCAGCTCCACGACGTCATCTTCCTGCTCCGCGACGCCGGCTTCCCGTCCGAGGAtcgaatcttcgtcttcaacggCGACTACGTCGACCGCGGCGCCTGGGGCCTCGAGACCTTCCTCCTGCTCCTCGCCTGGAAG GTGCTACTCCCAAATTGTGTGTTCCTTCTTAGGGGAAACCACGAGTCCAAGTACTGCACGTCAGTATATGGTTTCGAGAAGGAGGTAATGACTAAATACAAAGATCATGGCCCTCAAGTTTATCGGAAGTTTTTAAGATGTTTTGAGGACCTTCCTCTAGCGACAATAATAGCAGGATGCGTGTACACTGCACATGGAGGTGTCTTCCGTGGAACGATTGTAGTGCCGTTAAAGAGATCAAAAAAGGGAAAGAAGGGTCACAAACACAAAGCGGATTCCACTGTTGATCCCACTTACATGAAACTTGGATCCTTGGATGAGTTATTGAAAGCAAGGAGGACTGTTCTTGACCCTCCttgggaaggctcaaatttgatacctGGGGATGTGCTCTGGTCTGACCCTTCCTTGCAGATGGGTCTTTCTCCAAATAAAGAACGAGGCATCGGTTTGCTTTGGGGTCCTGATATCACTCAGCAGTTTCTGCGGACAAATCATTTGAAG CTAATCATCAGGTCACATGAAGGTCCAGACGCAAGAGACAAGCGACATGATCTCTTAGGAATGGATAATGGATTTACAATTGATCATGAAGTAGAATGTGGGAAACTAATTACTCTCTTCAGTGCACCAGACTACCCACAATTTCAG GCTTCAGAGGAGCGACACAACAATCGTGGAGCATATATTGTCCTTAATCCACCTGATTTTGCTACTCCTGTTTTCCATAGCTTTGAAGCTGTAAAGCCTCGACCTGCG GCCCATCCGTTCTATGATTTCGAAGAAGTGATAGACTCAGATGAAGAGTTGAATTTGGACGCCATGGACAGCGGCACGTCGAGCCTGTCATGA